The DNA segment TGACACACATATATTTTTGTCCCTGTAGGCCACGCCGCTGCCATAATGATTGAACCATCATCAAGTGAAGTAAGCGGAACACGAAGTTCCATGCGCTCACCCCCAACGACTTCCTCAGGTACGCGCACTCCAAGACAAACCCCCGCAGCCATCGCTGCGCTTATTTGCTTTTGCTCAGCACCATAAAGCTCGGTAAATAAATGCATTGCTGGTTTATTATCAATTTCGTAGATACGCGCACCATCCGCCTTAGTCACCTCATGTACTGCACCAAGCTCCTGACTTCCATGACTTGAGGTAACCGCTATGTTAATTTTTCCTGAAAAAAGTACACCCACTGCTGCATCTTCAAGCACTTCGTCATCATAAAATTGGTATGTATTTTTCCAAAGCAGAGGCTCTGATGCTGTGCCACCAAAAACTGGAGTAGCTGGAGGAAGTGCATGTTCTACTTCACGGAGCAATGAGTCAGGATCTGCTGCATGCAGTCCATCAAGAAATAGATACAATCCCTTTATGTCATTTTTACCACTTGCCTCGATCTGTGCAGCAAGTTCCCTCCCTGCAGCACCAGAACGCCCGATGAGTCCTTTAGCTACAAGAGGAGTCATGATGAAATCATCGCTCTTTATTGCACAGACACTCACACGATGAAATTCCGTGTCAGGTCCCTCGCGGGTAATAATACCCAAGGTTGAACCGCCAATCACTCTCACCCCTGGAACCATTGCTCGTATTGAGTGGATCAATGATGGAAAGTCAAACCCAAAAGTCGAATACACGAAAACAACATCAGGTGATAACCCCGAAAGTGCGTGTAACGCAATAGTCATCGCCTCTTTCCCCGCCTCAATTTCACTTGCCTCGTGTGATTGCCCAAGTCCAATTTTTGTACTCATAATATATCTTCTATTATATAGTATAGTATAGCAGATAATATTGCTGTAAACAGAAAAATGCACCACGGAGGTGCATTTCATGTGTTGCGGTTATACTATGGTTTTACCGTCTCAGTGTCCCCTGACCCCGTATCAGACTTATTCTGATTGCCAGCAATTACTGGACCTGCATTGACGATCTTATTGCGTGATGGACTATAGAGTATCGCGCGCTGCGTCTTTGGAAATATTAATACAATATCACCCTTCACGCTGCCGAGGAAAAATGCTTGCTGCTTCACCAGTGCTTCAGGATTATCAACCGTAGCAACCACAGGCTCGTCCCCTTGTGGAAGAATCATGTGCTTACCCACCTGAGCAAGATAATTTGAAACAAGTGCCTTCTGGTCCGCCTCTGACAACTTCTTATCGGGCGTGGATTTATTAAAAGTGGGGATGCCAAATTTCTGGTAATAGGCCCAACTTCCAAAACCCACAAGCACAAGAAGAAGCAAACCAGCTACTCGCTTCGAATTCATCCTCTTCTTCACTACAGGTACTTCTTCTACTAAATTCTCATCTTGATATTCTTGCATAGTATTACTTGCTAATTCGTATATTACTATAATAACATATATGATAGGCTATACCTAACCCTATGTGGATAACAGGTGCATAATCACAAAGATGAAATCTTAGAATAAATGGCCATCTAGCAACCTCATTCGCCCATTTTGTGCAATATGTTATACTCCTAGCATGCATCAAAAAGACGCCCTACGCATACTCATCTCAGGGAAAAATGTGTTCTTGACGGGCGCCGCTGGTTCCGGCAAAACGCACCTCTTGCGTGCGTTTTTGCGCTGGGCAGACAGTGAACTCAAAACCTGTGCAGTCACCGCATCAACGGGAATCGCAGCGACACACATGGGTGGCATGACGATACACGCATGGGCGGGCATTGGTATCTATGACTCACTTAATGACTCACAAGTAGAACGTATTGCCTACGACAAGAAGCTAAACAAACGCTTTAACGATACTGATATCCTCATTATTGATGAGATTTCGATGCTTCACTACTCACGTCTCGATATGGTTGATGCCATTTTACGCAAAGCGCGCAATGACCTCAGACCATTCGGAGGAATTCAAATTGTTTGCAGTGGAGACTTCTTCCAACTTCCCCCTATCGTCCGTGACGAGGTAGGTCTTCCTGCTCCTTTTGCATTCCGCGCGCTTAGCTGGCGTAATGCGGATTTTGCAGTTTGCTATCTTGCAGAACAGTTCAGGCAAACCGAAAGCATCATGACGCGTATCTTGAATGAGATTCGTGCAGGAGAAGTCAGTGATGACTCAAGAGAGGCACTCATGGAACGCATCGGCGTAAAGCACGCAAAAGGCGCGATTACGAAGTTGTACGCTCAGAACCTAGACGTTGACAAGATTAATGCGCATCATCTTGCAGAGATCGATGGAGAAATGCATGCATTTCCAATGTGGTCGACTGGTCCTTCGCACCTTGTCATTTCACTCAAGAAAAGCTGCCTTGCACCCGAAACACTTCATCTCAAAGTTGGAGCGCGTGTCATGTTTGTGCGTAATGATGTGATGGGTCGTTGGGTGAATGGAACCACAGGAATCATTGAATCCTTTGATGCCATGGGAGCACCCGTCGTACGCAAATCAGATGGCCGCGTCGTATCTCCGGAAGAAGAAACCTGGCTTATCGTCGATGGCGAAAAAACCCTCGCAACAATCACGCAGTATCCTCTACGCCTCGCATGGGCAATCACTATACACAAGAGCCAGGGGATGTCGCTTGATGCTGCCGAAATCGATCTCCGCAACGCCTTCGTAAAAGGGATGGGTTACGTAGCGCTCTCTCGCGTACGCACCATCGATGGTCTGTCACTTGTAGGTATCAACAATATGGCACTCGCCATTGATGAAGAAGTGCAACGCGTCGACCTTGAATTTCGTGAACTCTCAGACGACAACTGCGATGCAGCTGAGCTACTCACCTCCCCAACCGATGAAGAAATTGCGAAGCTCCTTGAGGGCGCTTCACGCAGAGAAGCACAGCAAAAAAGTGGCCTCCGCAGCGGGCAGCGCTCAGAAACAAAAGACCGCACCGAGCGAAAGACACGTAAAGTACGTGAGGAAAAACAACCAAAAGAAGAAAAGCAAAAAAGCAATTTGATTACACGTGATCTCTTGATGCAGAATAAAACCCCAAAGGAAATCGCGACACTGAGAGACCTTTCACCAGTCACGATCATCGAGCATATTGAGCAGTGCATTGCCGAAGGGCTTTCCGTCAACACCGCGCTCCTAGAGTCACTACTCCCCCCTGCGCGACTACTTGCAATTGCTTATGCTATCGACGCAGAAGGCGATGAGAAACTCGGCCCGATCAAGCAGGCACTCCCCGAGGATTATACTTGGGATGAGGTCAAATTGGGACGCTGTATAGTCCGTGCAAAGAAATAACACAGTACCTCGTACGGTGTTATTTTGTTATATAAACACCAAGCCAAGAGGCCTTGAATTTTCACTTCATTTGTGTTAGTATTCCCCAATGGTGCGCGGCATACAACCTAAAGTGAAATCTGAAGCGTTATATTATTTTGTAATTTCACCACAAGCCGCACTACTCCTCTATAAGCGCAATAGCCCTTATGCTCCGGTACCTTCAACGGAGATAGCACGAATATCCGAAATCTCAACTGACGACAAGGCACTTCTTGCTCATTTTGTGCATGGGCCAACCCTCGTCCACACACTTCCGAAACTTTTTCTTGGTCTTGAGCAAACACATCTTCCAATCGCATGTTCAGCATGGGATTTCCAGAAAGGAAATGTGCTCAAACTCTCTCAAAAAGAAAAACTTGATTGCGAACTTACCATGCGCAGAGTAGTGACTGCTCGCGGTTCTCAAGAGTCTTTTGCACTGAACTTGAAATCAGTCCCTGCGGCAACACATGGGGAGCGACCACTTTTCGTGCGTGGTGAATATGCACTCTTCTTTGGCGAACACACCCTATCACTGCATCAGTTCGCAGATCCACTCGCCACACTCCTTAGTCGTATTAGGCGTGCACCCTCTTTCCCTTTCAATGGCGGAGATAAATCAGTCCTTCTCCAAGTACCCGTCGAGGGCATCTTCTTGGGGCAACTTCAAAACCTTATCGACCAACTCAAGGAGCGCACAAATCTCACCCTTGACCCCGCGCTCGCGAAGCTTACTATTGCGCCTCCACCGAGCCTCACGCTTACTGCAATACACGACTCTGATCCAATCCTTGGGGAAAGACTTTCTATCACTCCACATCTTGACTGGGGACATGTGCGCGAGGATATTTCATCAACGTACTACCGTAGTACTGCTGGAGGCAAAGTACATATTGCGCGCAGGGCGGCTCATGCGCACTATATTTCTGAGCAAAACGGGAAGCTCATCCTTACACTTGTTGACTCTGCTCGTGCCGAACACTTCTATAAACTATTGTTCCTCAATGCGAAGGCGCTTGGACTCTCTGCTTCGCTTGAATGTCGCCTCTCTGGAGACA comes from the Candidatus Paceibacterota bacterium genome and includes:
- a CDS encoding FIST N-terminal domain-containing protein — protein: MSTKIGLGQSHEASEIEAGKEAMTIALHALSGLSPDVVFVYSTFGFDFPSLIHSIRAMVPGVRVIGGSTLGIITREGPDTEFHRVSVCAIKSDDFIMTPLVAKGLIGRSGAAGRELAAQIEASGKNDIKGLYLFLDGLHAADPDSLLREVEHALPPATPVFGGTASEPLLWKNTYQFYDDEVLEDAAVGVLFSGKINIAVTSSHGSQELGAVHEVTKADGARIYEIDNKPAMHLFTELYGAEQKQISAAMAAGVCLGVRVPEEVVGGERMELRVPLTSLDDGSIIMAAAWPTGTKIYVCQRNGERIIDRADSAAKELVAMRKGIQPLVVFHADCVGRSADQVGKDVAFSEVRATIDAFPQDTPWFGAYVYGELASVGGKAAFHNWTGAIASMYIE
- a CDS encoding helix-turn-helix domain-containing protein, which encodes MHQKDALRILISGKNVFLTGAAGSGKTHLLRAFLRWADSELKTCAVTASTGIAATHMGGMTIHAWAGIGIYDSLNDSQVERIAYDKKLNKRFNDTDILIIDEISMLHYSRLDMVDAILRKARNDLRPFGGIQIVCSGDFFQLPPIVRDEVGLPAPFAFRALSWRNADFAVCYLAEQFRQTESIMTRILNEIRAGEVSDDSREALMERIGVKHAKGAITKLYAQNLDVDKINAHHLAEIDGEMHAFPMWSTGPSHLVISLKKSCLAPETLHLKVGARVMFVRNDVMGRWVNGTTGIIESFDAMGAPVVRKSDGRVVSPEEETWLIVDGEKTLATITQYPLRLAWAITIHKSQGMSLDAAEIDLRNAFVKGMGYVALSRVRTIDGLSLVGINNMALAIDEEVQRVDLEFRELSDDNCDAAELLTSPTDEEIAKLLEGASRREAQQKSGLRSGQRSETKDRTERKTRKVREEKQPKEEKQKSNLITRDLLMQNKTPKEIATLRDLSPVTIIEHIEQCIAEGLSVNTALLESLLPPARLLAIAYAIDAEGDEKLGPIKQALPEDYTWDEVKLGRCIVRAKK